One segment of Mycobacterium spongiae DNA contains the following:
- a CDS encoding class I SAM-dependent methyltransferase — MSAFVPDVPGVSDHIRGDESPAADGVLALTGERTIPGLDIENYWFRRHEVAYERLAPRCAGLDVLEAGCGEGYGADLIAGVARRVIAVDYDEAAVAHVRRRYSRVEATQANLTDLPLADASVDVVVNFQVIEHLWDQAQFVRECARVLRPAGLLMVSTPNRITFSPGRDTPINPFHTRELNADELTELLVTAGFVDVSVAGLFHGPTLREMDARHGGSIIDAQIARAIADAPWPPELAADVAAVTTADFDLVGAGHTRRNDRDLRHIDDSLDLVAIAVRP, encoded by the coding sequence ATGAGCGCATTCGTTCCTGACGTACCCGGCGTTTCCGACCACATCCGCGGTGACGAGTCACCCGCGGCGGATGGGGTACTGGCACTGACGGGCGAACGCACCATTCCCGGCCTGGACATCGAGAACTACTGGTTTCGGCGGCACGAGGTGGCCTACGAGCGGCTGGCACCGCGCTGCGCTGGTCTCGACGTGCTCGAAGCCGGCTGCGGCGAGGGCTATGGCGCCGACCTCATCGCCGGCGTCGCCCGCCGGGTCATCGCGGTGGACTACGACGAGGCCGCAGTCGCCCACGTCCGGCGCCGATACAGCAGGGTGGAAGCCACGCAGGCCAACCTCACCGATCTACCCCTGGCAGACGCGTCAGTGGACGTGGTGGTCAACTTCCAAGTCATCGAGCATCTGTGGGACCAAGCCCAGTTCGTCCGCGAATGCGCCCGGGTGCTGCGTCCCGCTGGGCTCTTGATGGTGTCCACGCCCAACCGGATCACCTTCTCGCCAGGCCGAGACACCCCGATCAACCCGTTTCACACCCGCGAACTCAACGCCGACGAACTCACCGAACTGCTCGTCACGGCTGGTTTCGTCGATGTGTCGGTGGCCGGCCTCTTCCATGGGCCCACGTTGCGGGAGATGGATGCCCGCCATGGTGGGTCCATCATCGACGCGCAGATCGCGCGAGCGATCGCCGACGCACCGTGGCCACCCGAGCTGGCCGCCGACGTGGCCGCGGTGACCACCGCGGACTTCGACCTGGTCGGCGCGGGCCACACGCGGCGAAACGACCGTGACCTACGCCACATTGACGACAGCCTCGACCTCGTTGCGATTGCGGTGCGCCCTTGA
- a CDS encoding glycosyltransferase family 4 protein, with product MKILMVSWEYPPVVIGGLGRHVHHLSTALAAAGHDVVVLSRRPTGTDPSTHPSSDEVSEGVRVIAAAQDPHEFTFGDDMMAWTLAMGHAMIRAGLCLKRHGTDRAWRPDIVHAHDWLVAHPAIALAQFYDVPIVSTIHATEAGRHSGWVSGELSRQVHAVESWLVRESDSLITCSVSMSDEITELFGPGLTEITVIRNGIDAARWPFAPRDPRTGPAELLYVGRLEYEKGVHDAIAALPRIRRTHPGTTLTIAGEGTQQDWLVDQARKHRVLKATNFVGHLDHTELLAMLHRADAAVLPSHYEPFGLVALEAAAAGTPLVTSNIGGLGEAVINGQTGISCVPRHVAGLAAAVCTVLDDPVAAQRRARAARERLTSDFDWHTVAEETTQVYLAAKRRERQPQPRLPIVEHALPDR from the coding sequence ATGAAGATCCTTATGGTGTCGTGGGAATACCCGCCGGTCGTGATCGGTGGGCTCGGCCGACATGTGCACCACTTGTCGACAGCGCTCGCGGCGGCCGGTCACGATGTGGTCGTCTTGTCTCGGCGGCCCACCGGCACCGATCCCAGCACGCATCCGTCCTCGGATGAGGTCAGCGAGGGTGTCCGGGTTATCGCGGCGGCCCAGGATCCCCACGAGTTCACATTCGGCGACGACATGATGGCCTGGACTCTGGCGATGGGCCACGCGATGATCCGCGCCGGTCTGTGCCTGAAGAGACACGGCACCGACCGCGCATGGCGTCCCGACATCGTCCACGCGCACGACTGGTTGGTCGCCCATCCCGCTATTGCCCTCGCCCAGTTCTATGACGTGCCCATCGTTTCCACGATCCACGCGACCGAAGCCGGCCGCCATTCCGGTTGGGTTTCCGGCGAACTGAGCCGTCAGGTCCATGCCGTCGAATCGTGGCTGGTGCGTGAATCCGATTCACTGATCACGTGTTCGGTGTCAATGAGCGACGAGATCACCGAGCTGTTTGGTCCCGGGCTGACCGAGATCACCGTGATCCGAAACGGCATTGATGCGGCCCGCTGGCCGTTCGCGCCCCGCGACCCACGCACCGGGCCGGCCGAACTGCTCTACGTGGGCCGGTTGGAGTATGAGAAGGGCGTTCACGACGCCATCGCGGCGCTGCCGCGGATCAGACGCACCCATCCGGGCACCACCCTCACCATCGCCGGCGAAGGCACCCAGCAGGATTGGCTCGTCGATCAAGCACGCAAACACCGGGTGCTCAAGGCAACCAACTTCGTCGGGCACCTCGACCACACCGAGCTGCTCGCAATGCTGCATCGAGCCGACGCTGCGGTCCTACCCAGCCACTACGAGCCGTTCGGCTTGGTCGCCCTCGAGGCCGCCGCGGCCGGCACCCCGTTGGTGACGTCAAACATCGGCGGTCTGGGCGAAGCAGTGATCAACGGACAGACCGGGATTTCCTGCGTGCCCCGCCATGTGGCCGGCCTTGCCGCCGCGGTATGCACGGTTCTCGATGATCCGGTCGCCGCCCAGCGACGCGCCCGAGCCGCCCGGGAGCGGCTGACCTCAGACTTCGATTGGCACACGGTGGCCGAGGAGACCACGCAGGTGTACCTGGCGGCCAAGCGCCGTGAACGGCAACCGCAACCACGCCTGCCCATCGTTGAGCATGCGTTGCCCGATCGCTAG
- a CDS encoding electron transfer flavoprotein subunit alpha/FixB family protein gives MAEALVLVEHAEGALKKVSAELITAARALGEPAAVVVGAPGTAAPLVDGLKAAGAAKIYVAESDAVDNYLITPAVDVLAGLAESSAPAAVLVAASADGKEVAGRLAARIGSGMLVDTVELKDGGKALHSIFGGAFTVEAQANGDTPVITVRPGSVEAEPADGAGEQVSLEVPAPAENATKVTAREPAVAGDRPELTEATVVVAGGRGVGSAENFTVVEALADSLGAAVGASRAAVDSGYYPGQFQVGQTGKTVSPQLYIALGISGAIQHRAGMQTSKTIVAVNKDEEAPIFEIADYGVVGDLFKVAPQLTEAIKSRKG, from the coding sequence ATGGCTGAAGCACTCGTGCTCGTTGAGCACGCAGAAGGTGCGCTGAAGAAGGTCAGCGCCGAATTGATCACTGCCGCCCGCGCGCTGGGCGAGCCGGCCGCCGTCGTGGTGGGTGCGCCGGGGACGGCGGCGCCGCTGGTGGATGGGCTCAAGGCGGCCGGTGCGGCGAAGATCTATGTCGCCGAGTCCGACGCCGTGGACAACTACCTGATCACGCCCGCGGTCGACGTGCTGGCCGGGCTGGCCGAGTCGTCAGCGCCAGCGGCGGTGCTGGTGGCTGCCAGCGCCGACGGCAAGGAGGTCGCCGGCCGGCTGGCGGCCCGGATCGGTTCCGGAATGCTGGTTGACACCGTGGAACTGAAAGACGGCGGCAAGGCCCTGCACTCCATCTTCGGCGGCGCGTTCACCGTTGAGGCACAAGCCAACGGCGACACGCCGGTGATCACCGTACGGCCCGGTTCCGTCGAGGCCGAGCCGGCCGACGGCGCGGGAGAACAGGTCAGCCTGGAGGTGCCAGCGCCGGCGGAAAACGCCACCAAGGTCACCGCCCGCGAGCCGGCAGTCGCCGGCGACCGGCCGGAGCTGACAGAGGCCACGGTCGTGGTCGCCGGTGGCCGCGGCGTGGGCAGCGCGGAGAACTTCACTGTGGTCGAGGCGCTGGCCGACTCGCTGGGTGCCGCCGTCGGGGCGTCGCGTGCCGCGGTCGACTCGGGCTACTACCCCGGCCAGTTCCAGGTGGGCCAGACCGGCAAGACGGTGTCACCCCAGCTCTACATTGCGCTGGGAATCTCCGGGGCGATTCAGCACCGCGCGGGTATGCAGACTTCCAAGACCATCGTCGCGGTGAACAAGGACGAAGAGGCGCCCATCTTCGAGATCGCTGACTACGGTGTGGTCGGTGACCTGTTCAAGGTCGCACCGCAATTGACCGAGGCGATCAAGTCGCGCAAGGGCTGA
- a CDS encoding 1,4-alpha-glucan branching protein domain-containing protein produces the protein MSAPTGRVPGLFTLVLHTHLPWLAHHGRWPVGEEWLYQSWSAAYLPLFRVLRTLADEDRRSVVTLGMTPVVAAQLDDPYCLDGMHHWLANWRLRAAEAASVRSTPQSKSASYVSCTPQALRSLGAREGGEADRALGDFTTTWRHGVSPALRHLIDAGTLELLGGPLAHPFQPLLNPRLREFALREGLADTELRLAHRPRGIWAPECAYAPGMEYDYAAAGVSHFMVDGPSLRGDTALGRPVGDTDVVAFGRDLQVSYRVWSPKSGYPGHSAYRDFHTYDHLTGLKPARVTGRNVPPENKAVYDPDRADHAVDVHVADFVDVVRNRLLAESERIGRPAHVVAAFDTELFGHWWYEGPTWLERVMRALPAAGVRVGTLSDAITDGFVGDAVELPPSSWGSGKNWQVWDGDKVADLVQLNTEVVDTALTAVDKALEQTRSLDGPIPRDRVADQILRETLLTVSSDWPFMVSKDSAADYARYRAHLHAHATREIAEALASGRRETAQRLAEGWNRADGLFGALDARRLPR, from the coding sequence TTGAGTGCGCCCACAGGCCGGGTACCTGGGCTGTTCACGCTGGTGCTGCACACCCATCTGCCATGGCTAGCCCACCACGGACGCTGGCCAGTCGGCGAGGAGTGGCTCTACCAGTCGTGGTCGGCGGCCTACTTGCCGCTCTTTCGGGTGCTGCGCACGCTCGCCGACGAGGACCGTCGTTCAGTGGTCACGCTCGGGATGACGCCGGTGGTCGCCGCCCAGCTCGACGACCCGTATTGCTTGGACGGAATGCACCACTGGCTGGCGAACTGGCGCCTGCGCGCCGCAGAGGCCGCCAGTGTGCGGTCGACACCACAATCGAAATCGGCCTCATATGTGTCGTGTACGCCGCAAGCACTGCGGTCGCTCGGTGCCCGCGAGGGCGGCGAGGCGGATCGCGCGCTCGGCGATTTCACGACAACGTGGCGCCACGGCGTCAGCCCGGCGCTGCGCCACCTGATCGACGCGGGCACCCTGGAGCTGCTCGGCGGACCGCTGGCGCACCCGTTCCAGCCGTTGCTCAACCCGCGGCTGCGTGAGTTCGCGTTGCGCGAAGGGCTCGCCGACACCGAGCTGCGGCTGGCGCACCGCCCGAGGGGCATCTGGGCTCCGGAGTGCGCCTACGCCCCAGGTATGGAATACGACTATGCCGCCGCAGGGGTCAGCCACTTCATGGTCGATGGCCCATCGCTGCGCGGCGATACCGCATTGGGTCGGCCGGTGGGCGACACGGACGTCGTCGCATTCGGACGCGACTTGCAGGTCAGCTACCGGGTGTGGTCACCGAAGTCCGGCTACCCCGGGCATTCCGCGTACCGCGATTTCCACACCTACGACCATCTCACCGGCCTCAAGCCGGCCCGGGTGACCGGCCGCAATGTGCCACCTGAGAACAAGGCGGTCTACGACCCCGACCGCGCTGACCACGCGGTCGATGTCCACGTCGCGGACTTCGTCGACGTGGTGCGCAACCGGCTGCTCGCTGAGTCGGAACGCATTGGGCGGCCCGCCCACGTGGTGGCCGCGTTCGACACCGAGTTGTTCGGCCACTGGTGGTATGAAGGGCCGACCTGGCTAGAGCGAGTAATGCGGGCGCTGCCCGCCGCCGGCGTCCGGGTCGGCACGCTCAGCGATGCGATCACCGACGGGTTTGTCGGAGACGCGGTCGAGTTGCCACCGAGCTCCTGGGGGTCCGGCAAGAACTGGCAGGTGTGGGACGGTGACAAAGTGGCCGATCTGGTACAGCTCAACACCGAAGTTGTCGACACTGCCCTGACCGCCGTCGACAAGGCGCTGGAACAGACCCGCTCGCTGGACGGACCGATTCCCCGCGATCGCGTCGCCGACCAGATCTTGCGTGAGACGCTGTTGACGGTGTCCAGCGACTGGCCCTTCATGGTGAGCAAGGACTCTGCGGCCGATTACGCCCGCTACCGCGCCCATCTGCACGCACACGCCACCCGGGAGATCGCCGAAGCGCTGGCCTCTGGGCGCCGCGAGACCGCGCAGCGGCTAGCCGAAGGATGGAACCGCGCCGACGGTCTGTTCGGCGCCCTCGATGCCCGTAGGCTGCCCAGGTGA
- a CDS encoding electron transfer flavoprotein subunit beta/FixA family protein, which yields MTNIVVLIKQVPDTWSERKLTDGDWTLDREAADAVLDEINERAVEEALQIREREAADGVEGSVTVLTAGPERASEAIRKALSMGADKAVHLKDDGMHGSDVIQTGWALARALGAIEGTELVIAGNESTDGVGGAVPAIIAEYLGLPQLTHLRKVSVEGDKITGERETDDGVFTLEATLPAVISVNEKINEPRFPSFKGIMAAKKKEVAVLTLAEIGVEADEVGLANAGSTVLTSTPKPPKTAGEKVTDEGEGGNQVAQYLVGQKII from the coding sequence ATGACTAACATCGTGGTCCTGATCAAGCAGGTTCCAGACACCTGGTCGGAGCGCAAACTGACCGACGGCGACTGGACGCTCGACCGAGAGGCCGCCGACGCGGTACTGGACGAGATCAACGAACGCGCTGTCGAAGAGGCGCTGCAAATCCGGGAGCGTGAGGCAGCTGACGGTGTCGAGGGGTCGGTGACCGTGCTGACCGCAGGCCCAGAACGCGCCAGCGAGGCGATCCGCAAGGCGCTGTCGATGGGCGCCGACAAGGCGGTCCACCTGAAGGACGACGGTATGCACGGCTCGGATGTGATCCAGACTGGGTGGGCACTGGCACGTGCGCTGGGCGCTATCGAAGGCACCGAGCTGGTCATTGCCGGCAACGAATCCACCGATGGGGTGGGCGGCGCGGTGCCGGCCATCATCGCCGAGTACCTGGGTCTGCCGCAGCTCACGCACCTGCGCAAGGTGTCGGTGGAGGGCGACAAGATCACCGGCGAGCGCGAGACCGACGACGGCGTCTTTACCCTCGAGGCCACTTTGCCCGCGGTCATCAGCGTCAACGAGAAGATCAACGAGCCGCGTTTCCCGTCCTTCAAGGGCATCATGGCCGCCAAGAAGAAGGAGGTCGCCGTGCTCACCCTGGCCGAGATCGGCGTCGAGGCCGACGAGGTCGGGTTGGCCAACGCGGGTTCGACCGTGCTGACTTCGACGCCGAAGCCTCCCAAGACCGCAGGTGAAAAGGTCACCGACGAGGGCGAAGGCGGCAACCAGGTCGCGCAGTACTTGGTTGGCCAAAAGATCATCTAA
- a CDS encoding SDR family NAD(P)-dependent oxidoreductase, with the protein MRSLLDAALDRAVVPGYTNIGYRLRRLGRSQDPPPHALRGRTALITGANRGLGRAIAEGLARLDATVLLTVRDRKSGERARDEIAAETGADVRVEVCDMSDLSTVRAFAADLTGRVSRLDVLIHNAGLLPANRFETADGHEVTLATHVLGPVLLTELLVPILAQSPDPRVILMASGGMYTQSLPSDDPEYRVGRYRGAVAYARTKRMQVAFTPILARRWAGHHIGVHCMHPGWADTPGVAASLPGFRAITGPLLRTAAEGADTALWLAATQPAPPTGLFWHDRRPRPEHYVPWTRYRDDECERLWRYCADAIGIDPLGS; encoded by the coding sequence ATGCGGTCTCTTCTCGACGCCGCTCTCGATCGCGCCGTCGTACCCGGCTACACCAACATTGGCTATCGCCTCCGGCGGTTGGGCCGCTCGCAGGATCCCCCGCCACACGCACTGCGTGGCCGCACCGCGTTGATCACCGGGGCCAATCGTGGCCTCGGCAGGGCAATTGCCGAGGGCTTGGCCCGGCTGGACGCAACCGTCTTGCTGACCGTGCGCGATCGGAAGAGCGGGGAGCGAGCGCGCGACGAGATCGCCGCCGAGACCGGCGCCGACGTGCGGGTCGAAGTGTGCGACATGTCGGACCTGTCCACCGTCCGCGCGTTCGCCGCCGACCTGACCGGCCGAGTGTCCCGGTTGGACGTGTTGATCCACAATGCCGGACTCCTGCCGGCCAACCGGTTCGAGACCGCCGATGGCCACGAGGTCACGTTGGCCACCCATGTGCTCGGGCCGGTGTTGTTGACGGAACTGCTGGTCCCGATCCTCGCCCAATCGCCGGACCCGCGCGTCATCCTGATGGCGTCAGGCGGGATGTATACGCAGTCGCTGCCCAGCGACGACCCGGAATACCGAGTCGGCCGATACCGTGGCGCCGTCGCCTACGCGCGCACCAAACGCATGCAGGTGGCGTTCACCCCGATCCTGGCCCGCCGCTGGGCCGGCCACCATATCGGCGTGCACTGCATGCATCCTGGTTGGGCGGACACCCCCGGGGTAGCCGCCTCGTTGCCCGGATTCCGTGCCATCACCGGCCCCCTGCTGCGTACGGCGGCCGAAGGCGCCGACACCGCCCTGTGGCTGGCAGCGACCCAACCTGCACCGCCGACCGGGCTTTTCTGGCACGACCGGCGGCCCCGCCCCGAGCACTACGTGCCCTGGACTCGATACCGCGACGACGAGTGCGAGCGGCTGTGGCGGTATTGCGCAGACGCGATCGGTATCGATCCGCTGGGGAGCTAG
- a CDS encoding TIGR01777 family oxidoreductase — MGLEYSSVIDAPRDEVFAWHGRPGAFHRLSPPWQPMQLVSEAASLKDGRATLALPGGLRWVAAHQPDSFDPPQRFVDTISSAGLMSLPPRLVGRWRHTHEFEDLGDGRTRVIDRLQTPVPGWALRATFSYRHRQLADDLAAHRVAAASGLTPKTVAITGSSGLIGSALAAFLSTGGHRVIRLVRGTPRDISERRYNPDDPDPGLLTGIDAVVHLAGASIAGRFTADHRDTIRNSRIGPTRRLAELAARTAGGPAVFICASAIGYYGYDRGDEILTEDSDRGDGYLADVVADWEDATTPAERDGVRVVRIRTGIVQSPRGGTLRLLRPLFTVGLGGRLGDGRQWLSWIGIDDQIDVYHRALWDATLSGPVNAVAPQPVRNIDYTNTLAHVLGRPAMLPVPALGPRLLLGEQGARELACASQRVSPDRLTRAQHRFRHADLESALRHLLGRTA, encoded by the coding sequence ATGGGCCTGGAGTATTCGAGCGTCATCGATGCGCCCCGCGACGAGGTGTTCGCGTGGCACGGTAGACCGGGCGCGTTTCATCGCCTGTCTCCCCCGTGGCAGCCCATGCAGCTGGTCAGCGAAGCGGCATCGCTGAAGGATGGGCGCGCTACGCTCGCGCTGCCGGGCGGCCTGCGCTGGGTCGCTGCGCACCAGCCCGATTCCTTCGATCCCCCGCAGCGGTTCGTCGATACCATCAGCAGCGCCGGGCTGATGTCCCTACCGCCGCGGCTGGTCGGCCGATGGCGCCATACCCACGAGTTCGAGGATCTTGGAGACGGCCGTACCCGAGTCATCGACCGGCTGCAGACTCCGGTGCCCGGGTGGGCGTTGCGGGCGACGTTCAGCTACCGGCACCGTCAGCTGGCCGATGACTTGGCCGCGCACCGAGTCGCAGCGGCCAGCGGTCTGACGCCGAAGACCGTCGCCATCACGGGGTCGTCGGGGTTGATCGGTTCTGCGCTGGCCGCGTTTCTGAGCACCGGGGGCCATCGTGTCATCCGGCTGGTCCGCGGCACCCCACGCGACATATCCGAGCGAAGATACAACCCCGATGACCCCGATCCGGGGCTGCTCACCGGAATTGACGCCGTGGTGCACTTGGCAGGCGCCTCGATCGCGGGACGATTCACCGCAGATCATCGGGACACCATCCGCAACAGTCGAATTGGCCCAACACGCAGGTTGGCCGAACTCGCTGCGCGCACCGCTGGCGGGCCGGCCGTCTTCATCTGCGCTTCGGCGATCGGGTACTACGGATACGACCGCGGCGATGAGATCCTCACCGAGGACAGTGACCGTGGCGACGGCTACCTCGCCGACGTCGTGGCCGACTGGGAAGACGCGACAACCCCCGCCGAGCGCGACGGCGTGCGGGTGGTTCGGATACGCACCGGAATCGTGCAATCCCCGCGCGGCGGCACCCTTCGGCTCCTGCGCCCACTGTTCACCGTGGGACTCGGCGGCCGGCTCGGCGACGGCCGACAATGGTTGTCCTGGATTGGGATTGATGACCAGATCGACGTCTATCACCGCGCCCTGTGGGATGCCACACTGTCTGGACCCGTGAATGCGGTAGCCCCGCAACCGGTTCGCAATATCGACTACACGAACACCCTCGCCCACGTCTTAGGCAGGCCCGCGATGTTGCCGGTACCGGCGCTGGGTCCGCGGTTACTGCTCGGCGAGCAGGGCGCACGAGAACTTGCCTGCGCCAGTCAGCGGGTTTCACCCGACCGACTCACCCGGGCGCAACACCGGTTTCGCCACGCGGACCTGGAATCGGCCTTGCGGCACCTCCTCGGGCGCACTGCCTGA